In Gemmata obscuriglobus, a single genomic region encodes these proteins:
- a CDS encoding ankyrin repeat domain-containing protein → MSDVLFPAESGERAVALDSHGADGDTPLHVLAWRRDAAGAAVLIAAGADVDATGDMGDTPLHVALRLLDRPMVAVLVRAGARANIRSEFGYTAAEWAVREGVADWMPG, encoded by the coding sequence GTGTCCGACGTTCTGTTCCCGGCCGAATCGGGCGAGCGTGCCGTCGCCCTCGACAGTCATGGGGCAGACGGTGACACCCCGCTGCACGTCTTGGCCTGGCGGCGGGACGCGGCCGGTGCGGCCGTCCTAATCGCGGCCGGGGCGGACGTGGACGCGACTGGGGACATGGGTGACACCCCGTTGCACGTCGCACTCCGGCTTCTGGACCGGCCGATGGTGGCGGTGCTGGTGCGGGCCGGGGCGCGAGCGAACATCCGGTCCGAGTTCGGGTATACCGCCGCCGAGTGGGCCGTCCGCGAGGGCGTTGCCGACTGGATGCCCGGGTGA
- a CDS encoding SMI1/KNR4 family protein, with product MVEAAWRRIEAWLQQHAPEELAGIRPAASNRHINHLEDATGLRLPPEMEQSYKVHDGSWGLWMFPHGGGALATIQAIEGEWLRWQEVAAEGWFAEMGSEPEGPIKPVHWNSQWLPVTDAGSGNHFCVDLDPAPGGKVGQIIWFDHEVGPVRVVASGFAAWLEQYATALESGRYAYHPTEGVIDTQEAEPGAAPDTAR from the coding sequence GTGGTAGAGGCGGCGTGGAGAAGAATCGAAGCGTGGCTCCAACAACATGCGCCGGAAGAACTAGCGGGTATTCGACCAGCAGCATCGAACCGTCACATCAACCACTTGGAGGACGCGACCGGCCTTCGACTTCCGCCGGAGATGGAGCAGTCGTACAAAGTCCACGATGGGAGCTGGGGCTTGTGGATGTTCCCACATGGTGGCGGTGCGCTAGCGACGATTCAGGCCATCGAAGGCGAGTGGTTACGATGGCAAGAAGTGGCGGCTGAGGGTTGGTTCGCAGAAATGGGTTCCGAACCAGAAGGGCCAATCAAGCCAGTCCACTGGAACTCACAGTGGCTCCCGGTCACCGATGCGGGGTCGGGCAATCACTTCTGTGTCGATTTGGACCCCGCACCGGGTGGGAAGGTTGGGCAGATCATTTGGTTCGATCACGAGGTTGGACCCGTGCGGGTGGTTGCCAGTGGGTTTGCCGCGTGGTTGGAGCAGTACGCAACAGCCCTAGAATCTGGCCGGTATGCGTATCACCCGACCGAGGGCGTCATCGACACACAAGAGGCCGAACCCGGCGCTGCACCTGACACCGCCCGCTGA
- the rpsU gene encoding 30S ribosomal protein S21 yields MGVRVEVCEGESLTSALRRFRKYVRSANVMYEYRWHDEFTKRCEERRRRKGNAKRRAQGLRSWREYQRECESEANWPDPPRPSL; encoded by the coding sequence ATGGGTGTCCGAGTGGAGGTCTGCGAGGGCGAGTCGCTCACGTCGGCCCTGCGGAGGTTCCGCAAGTACGTCCGGTCGGCGAACGTGATGTACGAGTACCGCTGGCACGACGAGTTCACCAAGCGGTGCGAGGAGCGGCGGCGGCGCAAGGGCAACGCCAAGCGGCGGGCCCAAGGGTTGCGGTCGTGGCGGGAGTACCAGCGTGAGTGCGAGTCTGAGGCCAACTGGCCCGACCCGCCGCGTCCATCCTTGTAG
- a CDS encoding SMI1/KNR4 family protein, producing MGEAEVARIESALGHPLPGEYRDFLRRHADEVRRIKATLPQRAVLWTDADAIIRENLAARQRAAWMTVGEDEEPWPASYLVVGTNGAGDYWFVDRGGAMWGVGFYQHEAHEVEERYGSFEVYLAELRQEARDAQ from the coding sequence ATGGGCGAAGCCGAGGTTGCCCGGATCGAGTCGGCGCTCGGCCATCCGCTGCCCGGCGAGTACCGCGACTTCCTCCGCCGCCACGCTGACGAAGTTCGCCGGATCAAGGCGACCCTCCCGCAACGCGCTGTGCTGTGGACCGACGCGGATGCCATCATCCGAGAGAATTTGGCGGCGCGGCAGCGGGCGGCCTGGATGACCGTTGGTGAGGACGAGGAGCCGTGGCCAGCGAGCTACCTCGTCGTCGGCACCAACGGGGCTGGGGACTACTGGTTCGTGGACCGCGGTGGTGCCATGTGGGGTGTCGGGTTCTACCAACACGAGGCCCACGAGGTCGAGGAGCGGTACGGCAGCTTCGAGGTGTATCTGGCGGAGCTGCGGCAGGAGGCCCGCGACGCCCAATAA